The Juglans regia cultivar Chandler chromosome 2, Walnut 2.0, whole genome shotgun sequence genome includes a window with the following:
- the LOC109000295 gene encoding coiled-coil domain-containing protein SCD2-like isoform X1, with translation MDRRRPASPVYSRQWSGGSSSTGSSSPAMSPAHPNSRQLTTGLSTVKRTQNAAARVAAQRLAKVMASQATADEDEDEDEDDDLGFRFGAPPPPAPSYHSAASSNSNNSSATIPAISVTRPNRSPSPALGRNFLEHVPSVRSTSTGRPSRSVRSTAFVPPSKSSLRTPMTIPPIEPPTSRNREKRYTPDIGQLNLKDTGDQREASALRDELDMLQEENDVIIDKLRRAEERREEAEARARELEKQVAALGEGVSLEAKLLSRKEAALRQREAALKAAKQTNNGRDDEISVLRRDVENFKDEAATAREHLQEAESEAKALRSMTQRMVLTQEEMEEVVLKRCWLARYWGLAVKHGICTDISLSKHEHWSSLAPLPFEVVISAGQKAKEESWNRGGNDPDRSKLVRDISDLTGEGNIESMLSVEMGLRELASLKVEDAVVLALAQHRRLNLVRQYSLDSKSTGDPKFTESFELSEEEAEDVLFKEAWLTYFWRRAKAHGVEEDIAEDRLQFWISRSGQSPTSHDAVDVERGLLELRKLGIEQQLWEASRKEIDQPPSSTVANHKPNADSETS, from the exons atggatCGGAGGAGGCCTGCGAGTCCGGTGTACTCGCGGCAGTGGAGCGGGGGTTCAAGCAGCACTGGGTCATCGTCGCCGGCTATGTCTCCGGCGCATCCGAACTCGCGCCAGTTGACTACCGGATTATCCACAGTCAAGCGCACCCAAAACGCCGCCGCTAGAGTCGCCGCGCAGCGACTGGCTAAGGTAATGGCATCGCAGGCCACCGCCGATGAGGACGAGGACGAGGACGAGGACGACGATCTCGGCTTCCGATTCGGAGCCCCGCCTCCACCTGCACCCTCATATCACTCCGCCGCTAGCAGtaatagtaataatagtagTGCTACTATTCCTGCGATTTCGGTTACTCGGCCTAATCGATCTCCATCACCTGCA TTAGGTCGGAACTTTTTAGAGCATGTTCCTTCTGTTCGCTCCACATCGACTGGAAGACCGTCAAGGTCAGTTCGTTCAACGGCTTTCGTGCCACCCAGCAAATCGTCACTTAGAACACCGATGACCATACCTCCGATCGAACCTCCTACTAGTAGGAACAGAGAGAAAAG GTATACACCAGATATTGGTCAGCTCAACTTAAAAGATACAGGAGATCAGCGTGAGGCTTCTGCCCTTCGCGATGAG CTTGATATGCTacaagaagaaaatgatgtCATAATTGATAAG CTTAGACGCGCTGAAGAAAGACGTGAGGAGGCAGAGGCTAGAGCTAGGGAGCTTGAGAAACAG GTTGCTGCTCTTGGAGAGGGTGTATCCCTCGAAGCCAAATTATTGAGCAG GAAGGAAGCAGCATTGCGTCAAAGAGAG GCTGCTCTAAAGGctgcaaaacaaacaaacaatggCAGGGATGACGAAATATCTGTTCTTCGTAGAGACGTCGAG AACTTTAAAGATGAGGCTGCAACAGCTCGGGAACACCTCCAAGAAGCAGAATCTGAAGCAAAGGCTCTCCGGTCAATGACACAGAGAATGGTTTTGACTCAAGAAGAGATG GAGGAAGTTGTTCTGAAGAGATGTTGGCTTGCCCGCTATTGGGGTTTAGCTGTAAAGCATG GCATATGCACAGATATATCACTTTCAAAGCATGAGCATTGGTCGTCTTTAGCCCCTCTTCCATTTGAAGTTGTCATTTCTGCTGGACAAAAGGCTAAGGAGGAATCTTGGAATAGAG GTGGCAATGATCCAGACAGGAGCAAGCTTGTCCGGGATATAAGTGATCTCACAGGAGAAGGAAATATAGAGAGTATGCTTTCAGTTGAAATGGGTTTGAGAGAATTGGCTTCTCTAAAg GTTGAGGATGCTGTTGTGCTAGCGCTGGCCCAACACAGACGTCTGAATTTGGTTCGGCAGTACAGTCTAG ATTCCAAATCAACTGGTGATCCCAAGTTTACGGAGTCATTTG AATTAAGTGAAGAGGAGGCAGAAGATGTCCTTTTCAAAGAG GCTTGGCTGACTTACTTTTGGAGAAGAGCTAAAGCACATGGAGTTGAAGAGGATATAGCAGAAGACCGGCTTCAGTTTTGGATCAGCCGTAGCGGGCAGTCACCAACTTCACATGACGCTGTGGATG TGGAACGAGGTTTATTGGAGCTGAGAAAGCTGGGGATAGAACAGCAACTTTGGGAAGCATCTAGGAAGGAAATCGATCAGCCTCCTTCTTCTACAGTTGCTAATCACAAACCCAATGCAGATTCAGAGACCTCGTGA
- the LOC109000295 gene encoding coiled-coil domain-containing protein SCD2-like isoform X2 codes for MDRRRPASPVYSRQWSGGSSSTGSSSPAMSPAHPNSRQLTTGLSTVKRTQNAAARVAAQRLAKVMASQATADEDEDEDEDDDLGFRFGAPPPPAPSYHSAASSNSNNSSATIPAISVTRPNRSPSPALGRNFLEHVPSVRSTSTGRPSRSVRSTAFVPPSKSSLRTPMTIPPIEPPTSRNREKRYTPDIGQLNLKDTGDQREASALRDELDMLQEENDVIIDKLRRAEERREEAEARARELEKQVAALGEGVSLEAKLLSRKEAALRQREAALKAAKQTNNGRDDEISVLRRDVENFKDEAATAREHLQEAESEAKALRSMTQRMVLTQEEMEEVVLKRCWLARYWGLAVKHGICTDISLSKHEHWSSLAPLPFEVVISAGQKAKEESWNRGGNDPDRSKLVRDISDLTGEGNIESMLSVEMGLRELASLKVEDAVVLALAQHRRLNLVRQYSLELSEEEAEDVLFKEAWLTYFWRRAKAHGVEEDIAEDRLQFWISRSGQSPTSHDAVDVERGLLELRKLGIEQQLWEASRKEIDQPPSSTVANHKPNADSETS; via the exons atggatCGGAGGAGGCCTGCGAGTCCGGTGTACTCGCGGCAGTGGAGCGGGGGTTCAAGCAGCACTGGGTCATCGTCGCCGGCTATGTCTCCGGCGCATCCGAACTCGCGCCAGTTGACTACCGGATTATCCACAGTCAAGCGCACCCAAAACGCCGCCGCTAGAGTCGCCGCGCAGCGACTGGCTAAGGTAATGGCATCGCAGGCCACCGCCGATGAGGACGAGGACGAGGACGAGGACGACGATCTCGGCTTCCGATTCGGAGCCCCGCCTCCACCTGCACCCTCATATCACTCCGCCGCTAGCAGtaatagtaataatagtagTGCTACTATTCCTGCGATTTCGGTTACTCGGCCTAATCGATCTCCATCACCTGCA TTAGGTCGGAACTTTTTAGAGCATGTTCCTTCTGTTCGCTCCACATCGACTGGAAGACCGTCAAGGTCAGTTCGTTCAACGGCTTTCGTGCCACCCAGCAAATCGTCACTTAGAACACCGATGACCATACCTCCGATCGAACCTCCTACTAGTAGGAACAGAGAGAAAAG GTATACACCAGATATTGGTCAGCTCAACTTAAAAGATACAGGAGATCAGCGTGAGGCTTCTGCCCTTCGCGATGAG CTTGATATGCTacaagaagaaaatgatgtCATAATTGATAAG CTTAGACGCGCTGAAGAAAGACGTGAGGAGGCAGAGGCTAGAGCTAGGGAGCTTGAGAAACAG GTTGCTGCTCTTGGAGAGGGTGTATCCCTCGAAGCCAAATTATTGAGCAG GAAGGAAGCAGCATTGCGTCAAAGAGAG GCTGCTCTAAAGGctgcaaaacaaacaaacaatggCAGGGATGACGAAATATCTGTTCTTCGTAGAGACGTCGAG AACTTTAAAGATGAGGCTGCAACAGCTCGGGAACACCTCCAAGAAGCAGAATCTGAAGCAAAGGCTCTCCGGTCAATGACACAGAGAATGGTTTTGACTCAAGAAGAGATG GAGGAAGTTGTTCTGAAGAGATGTTGGCTTGCCCGCTATTGGGGTTTAGCTGTAAAGCATG GCATATGCACAGATATATCACTTTCAAAGCATGAGCATTGGTCGTCTTTAGCCCCTCTTCCATTTGAAGTTGTCATTTCTGCTGGACAAAAGGCTAAGGAGGAATCTTGGAATAGAG GTGGCAATGATCCAGACAGGAGCAAGCTTGTCCGGGATATAAGTGATCTCACAGGAGAAGGAAATATAGAGAGTATGCTTTCAGTTGAAATGGGTTTGAGAGAATTGGCTTCTCTAAAg GTTGAGGATGCTGTTGTGCTAGCGCTGGCCCAACACAGACGTCTGAATTTGGTTCGGCAGTACAGTCTAG AATTAAGTGAAGAGGAGGCAGAAGATGTCCTTTTCAAAGAG GCTTGGCTGACTTACTTTTGGAGAAGAGCTAAAGCACATGGAGTTGAAGAGGATATAGCAGAAGACCGGCTTCAGTTTTGGATCAGCCGTAGCGGGCAGTCACCAACTTCACATGACGCTGTGGATG TGGAACGAGGTTTATTGGAGCTGAGAAAGCTGGGGATAGAACAGCAACTTTGGGAAGCATCTAGGAAGGAAATCGATCAGCCTCCTTCTTCTACAGTTGCTAATCACAAACCCAATGCAGATTCAGAGACCTCGTGA